One Megalopta genalis isolate 19385.01 chromosome 5, iyMegGena1_principal, whole genome shotgun sequence DNA window includes the following coding sequences:
- the LOC143259449 gene encoding chymotrypsin inhibitor-like gives MFKMFKFLVAMTMLAVVIAESFADSLVECPNNEHWSLCGTLCEPSCELPKPNPFFCPRITFVMFQECTRDIAGCRCKNGYVRNEDNEDCVALKECPHKSQSKAI, from the exons ATGTTCAAAATGTTTAAATTCCTTGTCGCGATGACGATGTTGGCCGTGGTAATTGCCGAGT CTTTTGCCGACTCACTAGTGGAGTGTCCTAATAACGAACACTGGTCGCTATGCGGAACTTTGTGCGAGCCAAGTTGCGAACTGCCGAAACCGAATCCTTTCTTCTGCCCTAGAATCACATTCGTGATGTTTCAGGAGTGCACGCGAGATATTGCCGGCTGCAGGTGTAAAAATGGCTACGTGAGGAACGAAGATAATGAAGACTGCGTTGCACTAAAGGAGTGTCCTCACAAATCACAATCTAAAGCGATCTAA